The Verrucomicrobiota bacterium genomic sequence TTTACGACCGTCTATTTTTATCATTCATACACTGTGGCATATAACAGGAGTGTAGTCTATCCTAAAGATTGATCAGTATTAAACCAAGCAAATACAGCTTGGCCCATAGTAGTAGTAGTAGTTTATTCATAGAATATAGTAATTAGGTTATCAGTTACTAAATGAGTTATTTATAAAGAACGGGTATTTTGACTTCGTTTGCGCCCCATAGTTAAGATTGTGAGTGCATATACGTGTATCACTTTTCTTTGCAAATATCAGATCGATTTGTGATCAAATCACCCAGTCTGAAAGGAAACAAAGAATTAATCGAAAGGTATTTACTAGAATTTGCGGAAATTGAAGTTTAGTTGAAGAAGATCTCTGCTTGATAAGCTAATCAACCAGGCTTGGGTGTTTGTTCGGGACGGACTAGATCAAAAGAAGCAGGGTGTGTCAAAATTTTTTAATTTGTTCAAAATAAGTGTAATTTCATGACTGATTCTGCCTATTACAGCAATTAGGATGTCGCTGCTACCCCGCTATTTCGAATAATTGGGTCGCATGATTCGGTAGAGCGAGGGACCCAAAAAGGCTAGAAGGAGGAGCAATATCAGTACAGCGCATATCGGGCGGTTTAAGAAGGGCAAGAGGCTGCCTTCTGTTTTGATAAGACCCGTCCGAAAGTTCTCTTCGACCATAGGACCAAGAATCAGTCCGAGGATCAGAGGTGCCAGTGGAACCCGTTTGGCCTCCAGGAAATAACCTACAAGTCCAAAGGCTGCCATGACATAAACATCAAAAATACTATTACGCAGCGAAAAAGAGCCGACTACAGAGAAAACAAGAACTGCTACCATGATCATGCTCCGGGGGAGGCGAAGGAGCCACCCAAAGGTTTTGATTCCAAGGTAGCCACAGGGGATGAGTAGAAACTGGGTTAGCAGGGCGATAAGAAAAATAGAGTGAACCTGTTCTGGATTTTGTTGGAATATCAGTGGCCCCGGTTTTATTTCGTACATCATCAATGCACCCAGCACGATCGCCGTGACGGCATCGCCAGGAATTCCAAAAACGAGCGCGGGGATCCATGCCCCACTTACCGCAGCGTTGTTCGCGCTGGTCGGTGCGATCACTCCGGCAATTTCGCCTTTCCCGAAATTTGCACCCTCTTTGGAAGTTCGTTGCTCCAGGCCATAAGCTGCCCAGGCAGCAATATCGGCACCAGCTCCGGGAAGTGCTCCTATAACTGTTCCTGAGATTGAAGACTTAACGACCGTGAGTTTGTGTTTCCAGATAGCCTTGAGCGCTTCAATGGGTGAATTGTCTTGTTCGGAAGTTTCCGTAGGGGCTTCTTCTTTCTTAAAACCCGCCAGCACGCTCCGAATTACTTCGGATACGCCAAACAAACCGATCATCACCGGAATGAATCCCAGGCCACCCATGAGGTCTGGATTGCCAAACGTGAAACGCTGAGCCCCACTTACGACATCGAGGCCTACGGTTGCGAGTAACATTCCAAATATGGCAGCTAATAATCCACGGCGTGTATTACCCGCACTTACCACCGCGCTCATGCTCAATCCGAAAATGGCTAACCAGAAATACTCGAAGTTGGAAAAACGTAAGGCGAATCGCGCGAGCTGCGGCGCAATCAATATTAGTAAGCCTACACCGACCAGTCCACCCAGGCTGGAGCAAAATAAATCAATTAACAGGGCGAACTTTCCTTTTCCCTGTTTTGCCAGTTGATGGCCGTCCAATGTGGCAGCTGCGGAAGCGGGTGTCCCGGGAATGCGCAGGTAGGTTGCCGGGATGTCTCCAGCAAAAATGGCGGTGAAGCTGACGCCAATGATCATTGCCAGGCCCGTATTGGGATCGGGCATATAAAAACTAACCGGAACAATGAGCGCTACGGCCATAGTCGCAGTTAATCCCGGAGTAGCTCCCACAAAAATCCCAAACAGCATCCCCAATAGCCAGGGAAGCAAAACGTGGATTTGAATGAGGTCGGAAAGCATGGTTGAGCTGGAAAGAGGAAGGTGTCAGGTGTCAGTGTTAAGAGTCATAAATTGTAGGAGCGCGAT encodes the following:
- a CDS encoding tripartite tricarboxylate transporter permease, which gives rise to MLSDLIQIHVLLPWLLGMLFGIFVGATPGLTATMAVALIVPVSFYMPDPNTGLAMIIGVSFTAIFAGDIPATYLRIPGTPASAAATLDGHQLAKQGKGKFALLIDLFCSSLGGLVGVGLLILIAPQLARFALRFSNFEYFWLAIFGLSMSAVVSAGNTRRGLLAAIFGMLLATVGLDVVSGAQRFTFGNPDLMGGLGFIPVMIGLFGVSEVIRSVLAGFKKEEAPTETSEQDNSPIEALKAIWKHKLTVVKSSISGTVIGALPGAGADIAAWAAYGLEQRTSKEGANFGKGEIAGVIAPTSANNAAVSGAWIPALVFGIPGDAVTAIVLGALMMYEIKPGPLIFQQNPEQVHSIFLIALLTQFLLIPCGYLGIKTFGWLLRLPRSMIMVAVLVFSVVGSFSLRNSIFDVYVMAAFGLVGYFLEAKRVPLAPLILGLILGPMVEENFRTGLIKTEGSLLPFLNRPICAVLILLLLLAFLGPSLYRIMRPNYSK